In one Chlamydia sp. BM-2023 genomic region, the following are encoded:
- the lon gene encoding endopeptidase La produces the protein MDSTINNDPQILDPNPEEVEKLLDESEEVEEKSDDRSLPADLFILPLNKRPFFPGMAAPILIESGPYYEVLKLLAKSSQKYIGLVLTKKEDADILKVGFNQLYRVGVVARILRIMPIEGGSAQILLSIEERIRIVEPIKDKYLKARVSYHKDNKELTEELKAYSISIVSVIKDLLKLNPLFKEELQIFLGHSDFTEPGKLADFSVALTTATREELQEVLETTNMHDRIDKALILLKKELDLSRLQSSINQKIEATITKSQKEFFLKEQLKTIKKELGLEKEDRAIDLEKFMERLKKRHVPDYAMEVIQDEIEKLQTLETSSAEYTVCRNYLDWLTIVPWGIQSKEYHDLKKAEVILNKDHYGLEDIKQRILELISVGKLSKGLKGSIICLVGPPGVGKTSIGRSIAKVLHRKFFRFSVGGMRDEAEIKGHRRTYIGAMPGKMVQALKQSQAMNPVIMIDEVDKIGASYHGDPASALLEVLDPEQNKDFLDHYLDVRVDLSNVLFILTANVLDTIPDPLLDRMEILRLSGYILEEKLQIATKYLVPRARKEMGLTAREIVFQPEALKHMINNYAREAGVRTLNGNIKKVLRKVALKIVKNQEKTHPKHVQYKINVKNLQDYLGKPVFSSDRFYDHTPIGVATGLAWTSLGGATLYIESVQVPSMKTDMHLTGQAGDVMKESSQIAWTYLHSALERYAPGYTFFSKSQVHIHIPEGATPKDGPSAGVTMVTSLLSLLLDTPILENLGMTGEITLTGRVLGVGGIREKLIAARRSRLCVLIFPEDNRRDYEELPSYLKKGLKVHFVGHYDDVFKVAFPSLN, from the coding sequence GTGGACTCTACAATAAATAACGACCCTCAGATTTTGGATCCCAATCCCGAAGAAGTTGAAAAACTCTTAGATGAATCCGAGGAAGTCGAAGAAAAATCAGACGATCGCTCCCTTCCTGCCGATCTGTTTATTCTCCCTCTGAACAAGCGTCCTTTTTTCCCGGGTATGGCAGCACCGATTCTTATCGAATCTGGCCCGTATTATGAAGTATTAAAACTCCTAGCAAAATCCTCTCAAAAATACATTGGGCTGGTGCTTACTAAAAAAGAAGATGCTGACATTTTAAAAGTAGGCTTCAACCAACTTTATCGCGTAGGTGTTGTTGCACGAATTCTTCGTATTATGCCTATCGAAGGAGGCAGCGCTCAAATTCTTTTAAGCATCGAAGAGCGCATTCGCATTGTTGAGCCTATTAAAGACAAGTACCTCAAAGCGCGAGTTTCTTATCATAAAGACAACAAAGAGCTAACTGAAGAGCTTAAAGCCTATTCTATTAGCATTGTTTCTGTAATTAAGGACCTGTTAAAGCTTAATCCTCTATTTAAAGAAGAATTGCAAATTTTTCTTGGTCATTCTGATTTCACAGAACCTGGAAAACTCGCAGACTTTTCTGTAGCTTTAACAACAGCTACAAGAGAAGAACTTCAAGAAGTTCTTGAAACTACGAACATGCATGATCGCATTGATAAAGCTCTAATCTTATTAAAAAAGGAGCTTGATCTTAGTCGATTACAAAGCAGTATTAATCAAAAAATTGAAGCTACGATCACCAAAAGTCAAAAGGAATTCTTTTTAAAAGAGCAGCTGAAAACAATTAAAAAGGAGCTGGGCTTAGAAAAAGAAGACCGTGCTATTGACTTAGAAAAGTTCATGGAGCGGCTAAAAAAACGTCATGTTCCTGACTATGCTATGGAGGTCATCCAAGATGAAATTGAGAAACTTCAAACCTTAGAAACTTCATCAGCGGAATATACTGTTTGCCGTAACTATTTAGATTGGTTGACTATTGTCCCTTGGGGAATCCAAAGCAAGGAATATCATGACCTTAAAAAAGCCGAGGTTATTCTTAATAAGGACCATTATGGTTTAGAAGATATCAAACAACGCATTTTAGAATTGATTAGCGTTGGAAAGCTATCGAAAGGCCTTAAGGGAAGTATTATTTGCCTCGTAGGCCCTCCAGGAGTTGGCAAAACCAGTATTGGACGTAGCATTGCTAAAGTTTTACATCGTAAATTTTTCCGTTTCTCTGTAGGAGGAATGCGCGATGAAGCTGAGATCAAAGGTCACCGCCGTACGTATATCGGTGCTATGCCAGGGAAAATGGTTCAGGCTTTAAAGCAGAGCCAGGCTATGAATCCCGTCATCATGATTGACGAGGTTGATAAAATTGGAGCTAGCTATCATGGCGATCCTGCATCTGCTTTGCTAGAAGTTTTAGATCCTGAACAAAACAAAGATTTCTTAGATCACTATCTAGATGTCCGAGTCGACCTATCAAATGTGTTGTTTATTCTCACAGCAAACGTTTTAGATACGATTCCTGATCCCCTTTTAGATCGTATGGAGATCTTACGTCTTTCCGGATACATTCTTGAAGAAAAACTACAAATAGCAACGAAGTATCTTGTCCCTAGAGCACGCAAAGAAATGGGCTTAACAGCTCGTGAGATTGTTTTCCAACCAGAAGCTTTAAAGCATATGATCAATAACTATGCTAGAGAAGCTGGGGTGCGAACACTTAATGGCAACATTAAAAAAGTCTTAAGAAAAGTTGCTTTAAAAATAGTTAAAAACCAGGAAAAAACCCATCCTAAGCATGTTCAATACAAGATTAATGTAAAAAATCTTCAAGATTATCTTGGGAAGCCTGTTTTCTCTAGCGATCGGTTTTATGATCATACGCCAATTGGTGTTGCTACTGGCCTTGCGTGGACATCTCTAGGAGGAGCCACTCTATACATTGAAAGCGTCCAAGTTCCTTCAATGAAAACCGATATGCATCTTACAGGACAAGCTGGAGATGTGATGAAAGAGTCCTCACAAATTGCTTGGACCTATTTGCACAGTGCATTAGAGCGTTATGCTCCTGGTTATACCTTCTTCTCCAAATCCCAGGTACATATTCATATTCCTGAAGGGGCTACTCCTAAAGACGGTCCTTCAGCGGGTGTAACTATGGTTACTTCTTTGTTGTCTTTGCTTTTAGATACGCCTATTTTAGAAAATCTAGGCATGACAGGAGAGATTACTTTAACCGGTCGTGTACTAGGCGTAGGAGGCATCAGAGAAAAACTTATTGCTGCGCGAAGATCTCGCCTTTGTGTTTTAATTTTCCCAGAAGATAATCGTCGTGACTACGAAGAACTTCCCTCTTATTTAAAAAAGGGGCTGAAGGTACATTTTGTTGGACATTATGACGATGTTTTTAAAGTTGCCTTTCCATCTCTTAATTAG
- a CDS encoding tRNA threonylcarbamoyladenosine biosynthesis protein TsaB — MHFHRYIIIDTSGYQPFLAYVDHQRVLKQWSLPVGPDQGPVLEFIFKNSSLCFQGVGVAVGPGNFSATRVGLSFAQGLALARNIPITGYSSLEGYLTPRDVGKALMLPLGKKGGVLTLSSDLSEEGFIYEKNGVGPGILLPYGEASEYCLAHECYHVISPNPQLFRDSFSDRIRLEEASPSIEHIRRNVVSQLMLLECSQRLTPDYRSCSCFF, encoded by the coding sequence ATGCATTTTCATAGATACATTATTATTGATACTTCTGGGTATCAACCATTTTTAGCTTATGTAGACCATCAGAGGGTACTAAAACAGTGGAGCCTCCCGGTAGGTCCTGACCAGGGCCCGGTATTAGAATTTATTTTTAAAAATAGTTCTTTATGTTTTCAAGGTGTTGGTGTTGCCGTGGGCCCAGGCAATTTTTCCGCAACTCGGGTAGGATTGTCTTTTGCCCAAGGCTTAGCCTTGGCTAGGAATATTCCTATAACTGGGTACTCTTCTTTAGAGGGTTATTTAACCCCAAGAGATGTTGGAAAGGCGTTAATGCTGCCTTTGGGTAAAAAAGGAGGAGTATTAACCTTGAGTTCGGATCTTTCAGAGGAAGGGTTTATTTATGAAAAAAATGGTGTAGGACCAGGAATTTTATTGCCTTATGGAGAGGCTTCCGAGTATTGTTTGGCACATGAGTGTTATCATGTGATTTCTCCCAATCCACAGCTTTTTCGAGATAGCTTTTCAGATAGAATTCGTTTGGAAGAAGCCTCCCCCTCTATTGAGCATATTAGAAGAAACGTAGTTTCTCAACTTATGCTTTTAGAGTGTAGTCAGCGATTAACACCAGATTACCGCAGCTGCTCTTGTTTCTTTTAA